Below is a genomic region from Deltaproteobacteria bacterium.
TTAGATCCAGGATTCGCTATAGGTGAGAGTTCCGCCGGACCTTTTTATGGAGCTGTTACAGGCCCAGCAGGGAACTTGCGCCTTATAGGTACCTAAATGTTCAACTAGCTGTTTTTAAAAAAGAAATTATTTAGCTTGACAGGGGGAACATAGGATGTCCCACATTTTCCCCAGAGATGTTGATTGAACTGGATGCAGCCAGGTACATCCGGCCTTATCCGGAGTCTGACGATCCGTTATCAAGGTCATTGTCTGCCCGGGCGTTGAGAATGCCCGGAATGGAGCGGCCGGTATTTTAGCAGCCTTGCCAGGTGGTGCTTCCCGGTTCCGTCAGTCTTGTAAAGAGTTGAACTTTTCCGTATATCGTAAGACTGTCCATACGAAAGCGGAATGGCTCCATGTAAGCAGGGAAACAGAAAGAGGGTAACCGTTTACAGGGTGTACCTGCTCTGCAAGCACGCCGGAGGGAAGGGCATTTTTTGCACACCATTCAAGGTAAGGCAGGGCCTCATGAAGTTCCTGAAGATTTTCAGCTCGATCGATGAAGTATTCTCCCAACCAGAGCGTTGAGATAAACCAGGGATTGCCGGGGATGTCCTCCGGGCTGTCATCCTCCAGTTGATAGATATCATCCTGGTATCTGGCACAACCCCCGACAGGAGTATCCAGCCATAATTGCCCGCGTATAGCCTTCATCGTTTCGAACATTCGCGGGTCCCGGGGTGTAAGTACCCCCAGAGTCGTGAGGCCTAAAATGCTGATGTCAATTACTTCATCGAGTTCATAACCATTGTCCTTCCGGTAACCTGAGCGGGCGTATCTGTTCAGGCCGGGATGGTATAGATGCTCAACAAGCCCTTTTCCCGTTTGATCGGCTGCCGTGTCATATGTCTCAGCCAGGGATGTATCTTGAAAGAGTCTTGCAAAATTCGCCGCCGCCCTGAGGCCGGCAATCACTGCCGCGACGGTAAAGGAATGCACCCCGTAACGTTCTTCCCATAGATCAAAGGAGGGAATGGGCAGCAGGGTCTCAGGATCGCGGTGTGATACCAAAAAATCGGCGGCCTTTTGAATAAGTTCCTTGTAGAGAGGTCTTATGAATTCTATGTCCTTCGAGTACTGGTAGTGTATCCAAAGCGCCCACAGAATCAAGGCAGTCGAATCTTCCTGTATGGGAATCACTGCCTTTCCATCCACTAACCATGGATGCCAGTTGCTGGCTAATGATCCGTCAGGATTATAATGCTGGTAAAGATATCCTTCCTCGGATAGGACACGAGAGCAAAAATCGAAAAATTTCATACACACGTGCGTGTATCCGGCCTTTGCCAGAGCGGCGGCTACGAAAGCCCCGTCGCGGCCCCACATATAAGAATATGTATCTCTTCCAAAACGGACGATATCTGAGTCGGTTGCGGCGATGATTGCTCCCCGGTCGTCGATCTGTGTTCTCAAGATGAGGAGACTTCGATCGAAAATGTCAGTGACCGTCCTGGGAAGGTCGCCAAAAGACCTGGACTCTTTTTGAACCCACGCCGTCCAGTAATGCAACGTTC
It encodes:
- a CDS encoding glycoside hydrolase family 15, with translation MPRDIPVGNGNLLLNFDPDYRIRDVYFPLIGQENHSEGGPFRFGVWVDGRCSWMGPEWEKDLRYHDNGLVTKVFLKNASLGLELRCSDVVDMDVNVYIKKVEVKDLQGEERQVRLFFSHDFHLYGNTIGDTAYFDPRTRSIIHYKANRYFLISCCEAGGCGVRCYACGDKEVPGREGTWKDAEDGELSGYPVAWGSADSTIGMPLYVPQGGRATAFYWVAAGLRYHDVAQLNQVVSETAPEELINRTLHYWTAWVQKESRSFGDLPRTVTDIFDRSLLILRTQIDDRGAIIAATDSDIVRFGRDTYSYMWGRDGAFVAAALAKAGYTHVCMKFFDFCSRVLSEEGYLYQHYNPDGSLASNWHPWLVDGKAVIPIQEDSTALILWALWIHYQYSKDIEFIRPLYKELIQKAADFLVSHRDPETLLPIPSFDLWEERYGVHSFTVAAVIAGLRAAANFARLFQDTSLAETYDTAADQTGKGLVEHLYHPGLNRYARSGYRKDNGYELDEVIDISILGLTTLGVLTPRDPRMFETMKAIRGQLWLDTPVGGCARYQDDIYQLEDDSPEDIPGNPWFISTLWLGEYFIDRAENLQELHEALPYLEWCAKNALPSGVLAEQVHPVNGYPLSVSLLTWSHSAFVWTVLRYTEKFNSLQD